GTCTCCTTCGCCTTGCTGACGACGTCCACGAAGAGGGTGCCGGACGATCCGGCGACGCTCACCGTGGGGCGGCTGAGGGTGAGGTCGAGCTGGTAGGCGCCGGAGTCGGTGCGGTGGCCGAGGAAGTGGACGCCGCCCGAGAAGCCGGCCCGGAAGGAGCCCGCCGCGCCGTCGTAGGCGCCGCTCGCCGAGTGGAACCTGAAGCCGCCGCCGCCGACGGTGGCCGCGCCGCCGGTGAGGGAGTAACTCCCCTTGGCTATCGGGCCGGTGACGTAGGTCTGGAAGGACGACTTGATGCCCCAGTCGAGCCGGCCGCCCTGCACGGTGCGGCTCGCGGCGTGCGCCGCGGTCGCGGGGAGGAGGGCGCCGAGGACGGCCGCGCAGAGCACGGTCACCAGGGCACGTAGGCGCGCGGGCATGGAAGGTCCTCCGGATACGACAGCCGGTAGCGAGCGAAGGTAAGGCTAACCTAAGCTTTGCCGGAGCCATACCGGCAGTGGCCGACAGAAAGGAACGGACCAGACAGTGCGACGCTTGCGCACACGACTGGCGGGAGCACTGGTGTCCGTGCTCGCCCTCACCCTGACCGCGACCGCCTGCGGCGGTCCCGCGGACGCGAAGTCCGCCGCGCCGACCGCCTCCACGGCGTCCGCGAACCGGGTCGAGCCGCTGACCGGCACCGCCCGCCCCGCCCTCCCCGTGACCACTCGCTCGGCCGACGGCAGGAAGGTGACCGTCGAGAGGGCCGACCGCGTCGTGCCGCTCTCCGGCAGCCTCAGCGAGATCGTGTTCACGCTCGGCCTCGGCGACCGGGTCGTCGCCCGGGACGTCACCGCCACCTTCCAACAGGCGTCGGAACTGCCCGTGGTGACCCGCGGCCACGACGTCTCCGCCGAGAGCGTGCTCTCCCTCGGACCCGACCTGGTGCTGGCCGAGACCACCACGGGCCCGGACGAGGCCGTCGACCAGATCCGCGCCGCGGGCGTCCCGGTCCTGGTCGTCCCCGCCGCCCAGGGCCTCGACGACGTCGGCCGGCGCATCGGCGCGGTCGCCGACGCCCTCGGCGTACCGGCCGCGGGCGCACGGCTCACCGAGCGGTCCGAGACCCGGATCGCCGCCGCGCGCACGGCGGTTCCCGACCAGCGGACGAGACCGCGGGTCGCCTTCCTCTATCTGCGCGGCTCCGCCTCCGTCTATCTGATCGGCGGCAAGGGGTCGGGGGCGGGCTCCCTCATCGAGGCGGCCGGCGGGATCGACGCGGGCACCGAGTCCGGGCTGACGAAGGACTTCACCGCCATCACCAGCGAGGCCCTGGTGAAGGCCGCGCCCGACGCGATCCTCGTGATGACCAAGGGACTCGAGTCGGTCGGCGGCGTCGACGGCCTGCTGAAGATCCCCGGCGTGGCCGAGACCCCGGCCGGCATGGACCGGCGGATCGTCTCCGTCGAGGACGGGGTGCTCCTCAACTACGGACCGCGCACCGACCAGGTGCTGACGTCCGTCGTGACGCAGCTCTACCGCGAGGACGGCGCGAAGTGACCGTGCTCGACACACCCACGAAGGCCGGGTCCGAGCCGGCCGCCCCCGGGGAACGCCGGCGCTCCACCACCCGGCTGCTCACCGCGGGGCTGCTCCTCGCGCTGCTCGCGCTGGTCCCGGTCGCCGCGTCGATGGGCGCCTACCCGGTGCCGGTCACCGACGTCCTCGCCTCCGTGCAGCACCGGATCGGGCTCGGCGGCACCGGGCTCGACCGGGTCGCCGAGTCGGTGCTGTGGAACGTGCGGTTCCCGAGGATCGTGCTCGCGCTGCTCGTCGGCGCCTCCCTGGGCTGCGCCGGCGCGCTGATGCAGGGTGTCTTCGGCAACCCGCTCGCCGAACCGGGCGTGATCGGCGTCTCGTCCGGGGCGGCGGTGGGCGCGGTCGGGGCGATCGCGTTCGGCCTGACCTTCCTCGGGAACTGGACGGTCACGCTGTTCGCGTTCGTCTCCGGGCTCGCCACCGCGCTCCTCGTCTACACGATGTCCCGGTCGGGGGGCCGCACCGAGGTGGTGACCCTGATCCTGACCGGCATCGCGGTGAACGCCTTCGGCGGCGCCCTGATCGGCCTCTTCCTCTTCTTCGCGGACACCGCGGCCGTGAACCAGATCACCTTCTGGCAGTTGGGCTCGCTCTCGGCGGCCACCTGGCCGAAGGTGCTCGCGGTGCTGCCGTGCGCGGCCGTCGGCCTGGCCGTCGCGCCCCTGTACTCCCGCAGGCTCGACCTCCTCGCGCTCGGCGAACGCCCGGCCAGGCACCTGGGCGTGGACGTGGAGCGGCTGCGGATCGTGCTGGTCCTGGTGATCGCCCTGCTGACGGCGGCCGCGGTGAGCGTCTCCGGCATCATCAGCTTCGTCGGCCTGGTCGTCCCGCATCTGCTGCGGATGGCGGCGGGCCCCGGGCACCGCTTCCTGGTGCCGGCCAGCGCGCTGCTCGGCGCGCTGGTGCTGCTGGCCGCCGATCTGACGGCCCGTACCGTGGCCGCCCCGGCGGAACTCCCGCTGGGTGTCCTGACCGCGCTGCTGGGCAGCCCGTTCTTCTTCTGGCTGCTGCGCAGGACGCGGCGCAGGCAGGGGGGTTGGGCATGACGGCCGAGAAAGCGGCGGCGGCACCCACGCCCCGGACGCCCACGTCACCCCCCTCACCTCCGACACCGAGGACGACTCGTATGCGGCTCCTGCGTCACCGTCCCGTGCCCCCCTCCCCCGTCGCGCCCGGCGGCACGGTCGCCGAGGCCGAGG
The sequence above is a segment of the Streptomyces griseoviridis genome. Coding sequences within it:
- a CDS encoding heme/hemin ABC transporter substrate-binding protein translates to MRRLRTRLAGALVSVLALTLTATACGGPADAKSAAPTASTASANRVEPLTGTARPALPVTTRSADGRKVTVERADRVVPLSGSLSEIVFTLGLGDRVVARDVTATFQQASELPVVTRGHDVSAESVLSLGPDLVLAETTTGPDEAVDQIRAAGVPVLVVPAAQGLDDVGRRIGAVADALGVPAAGARLTERSETRIAAARTAVPDQRTRPRVAFLYLRGSASVYLIGGKGSGAGSLIEAAGGIDAGTESGLTKDFTAITSEALVKAAPDAILVMTKGLESVGGVDGLLKIPGVAETPAGMDRRIVSVEDGVLLNYGPRTDQVLTSVVTQLYREDGAK
- a CDS encoding FecCD family ABC transporter permease: MTVLDTPTKAGSEPAAPGERRRSTTRLLTAGLLLALLALVPVAASMGAYPVPVTDVLASVQHRIGLGGTGLDRVAESVLWNVRFPRIVLALLVGASLGCAGALMQGVFGNPLAEPGVIGVSSGAAVGAVGAIAFGLTFLGNWTVTLFAFVSGLATALLVYTMSRSGGRTEVVTLILTGIAVNAFGGALIGLFLFFADTAAVNQITFWQLGSLSAATWPKVLAVLPCAAVGLAVAPLYSRRLDLLALGERPARHLGVDVERLRIVLVLVIALLTAAAVSVSGIISFVGLVVPHLLRMAAGPGHRFLVPASALLGALVLLAADLTARTVAAPAELPLGVLTALLGSPFFFWLLRRTRRRQGGWA